The genomic interval CGCTACCGCCCGTCCCCAAAACTGTTCTAAGGGTGCATAACCACTCGTCCCCACCACAGTAAACGTCACTCCGGTAACAGCAGCTTGGGCTTGAACTGCGCCAAAATCCACCAAATAAACTTGCTTGTCTTCCCCAAAAATCAGATTACTCGGTTTAATATCTCGGTGTAATACAGGCGGACTCAGTTCATGTAAATAAATCAGAATATCCAGAACTTGACTAGCAATAGCGCGAACCTGTTCTTCACTAAACCGTTTATTTTTATCTAATAATTCTTGAAGAGAATCTCCCGGAATATAGTCTTGCACCAGTCCAAACCACGGCAACTGTAACCCCGCTTCTTTGTCTAAGGAAAAATAATCCCGATAGCGGGGAATTCGGGGATGATTCAGGGCTTGTAAAACTTGTGCCTCGCGTTCAAAGAGTTTAAGTTCCTCCCACTGCATTTCGGGGCTAAAGGCTAATAGCTTAACCGTCACTTGTTCATTAGATTGTAAATCCGTCGCTAACCAAGTTTGTCGCCCTGCTGCTGTGCGTCCTAATTTTTCTTGCAGTTGGTAACGTTCCTTTAAGCATTGATTGGGATTGAACACGAGATTACCTCTGATAACGGTTGACGGTATCTGACGCTTGTGTAGGAACAAGTTTTACTGTTATCACTGTGCATAGGAATACCCATCCTTGTTCTGATTACAACAGGTACAAGTTTTGCGGTTACGGCGTGAGCGTCTTAACTGGCGGCGGGTAGTTTACTTCTTACCTTAACCTAGGTATGACTAAACCTGCCCTAACTGACAATTATCTCATCTCCCTGATTGCCTTTTTTGATAAAACGGCTCTATTCTGTTTACTGGGTACAGTTTCAGGTTATCGGGACTTCCGCCGGAACATTCCTACCCGGTGTGGTAATTTGCCGATTAACGTTAATTTTTATAACGTTCAATTGTCGCCAGGGCTTGCTCTTTACCACCATAGTAAGATTGGATAGTTTGAGCAATCTGAACCGCTCGTTCAGGGTTCCCGGTTGCGACTAATCGACGTACAATGGCATCCAAGGCTTTGGCTTTTGGTTCATAGTCTGTAATCGTTTTAGCTACCTGAATGGCTTGCTCATACTCAGCAGACGTGGTTAAATAGGGTGCGATCGCTTGGATGGTCTTACTCTGAATCGAATCATCGGTAATATGACGAGTCACTCTCAAGGCTTGCTCAGACTCACCAGCATCAGTTAAGTTGAGTGCGATCGCTTGTATCTTTTCGATAATTGGCAAAGCTTGCTTAGACTTACCCACCACCATTAACTCCGTTGTAATTAAGTCCAGTGCTTTTACCTTGATCAAGTCATTTGTAATCGTTTCCGCAGTATCAAGGGCTTGATTGTACTTACCCGCTTTCGCGTAATTAGCTGAAACAGCTACTAACTTCCAATCTTCCCCCAGAAAAATTCCCCGATCATTTTCCCCATCAAGATTTTCTGTACCCGGAGCGCATTGAAGTGTACCATCTTCTACAATTGGTGCTGGAGGGCGATTAGTACCCTTATCTTTTGTCTCACACAAGATAGCTAATGTTGTTGATTCTCCTGTTTCTTCAACCCTACCCAAAAACACACCACCCACATAACTCTTTAAATCAGATTGGCGGGAAACGCTATAGTTAATCGCACTCAAAAGAGTGGCATGACTTGAATAGGTATAGTTTTTGGTTTCCGTGCTAATGCCTAGTCCCAGTTCACCAATATTATTCGTAAAATTACCTTTTTCTAAAAAATAAGCTTGCTGGGCGCGATTCATTGAACCAATATATTGTTTTGCTTCGGATTGCATTGCTTTATCAGCGCTATTAAGAAATGAAGGACTTAATATAAAGCCAATTCCTATTAGTCCTAGTAAAGCCAAGCAGCCACAACCGTAACCACTGTCACTATCATCTAAATAGCGTCTTGAGCCTTGGGCAGGGATTTGATTGTGGTGAGGAATCAAAGAGGATTGCAGCGAAGAAAAAGCCTGACGTGCCGTACTCAACCGTTTTTCCGGTGCAGGTTGAATTAACTGCTCAATCCAGTTAGCAAAATTCGGATTAATCTTGACT from Coleofasciculus chthonoplastes PCC 7420 carries:
- a CDS encoding type IV pilin-like G/H family protein, encoding MQSEAKQYIGSMNRAQQAYFLEKGNFTNNIGELGLGISTETKNYTYSSHATLLSAINYSVSRQSDLKSYVGGVFLGRVEETGESTTLAILCETKDKGTNRPPAPIVEDGTLQCAPGTENLDGENDRGIFLGEDWKLVAVSANYAKAGKYNQALDTAETITNDLIKVKALDLITTELMVVGKSKQALPIIEKIQAIALNLTDAGESEQALRVTRHITDDSIQSKTIQAIAPYLTTSAEYEQAIQVAKTITDYEPKAKALDAIVRRLVATGNPERAVQIAQTIQSYYGGKEQALATIERYKN